One Desulfobulbaceae bacterium genomic region harbors:
- a CDS encoding response regulator encodes MGDTERGEQAYSILLVDDEEVFRKRLAAAFTRRGFLVHEAAEFEGAMEVLRSVAPDLALVDLRMPGRSGLELVAEAKALQPDIQIVVLTGYGSIATASQAIKLGAIQYLPKPADVDEILRAFAQDGDVEIAVSPEDLTPPSLARVEWEHIQRVLADCDGNISEAARKLHIHRRSLQRKLFKYAPSS; translated from the coding sequence ATGGGGGATACTGAAAGGGGTGAGCAGGCTTATTCCATTTTGTTAGTGGATGATGAGGAGGTTTTTCGTAAGCGATTGGCTGCAGCGTTTACCCGGCGGGGGTTTCTAGTCCATGAGGCTGCTGAATTCGAAGGGGCGATGGAAGTGTTGCGGAGTGTGGCTCCGGATCTGGCTTTAGTTGATCTGCGGATGCCTGGCCGTTCCGGGTTGGAATTGGTGGCTGAGGCTAAGGCCTTGCAGCCTGATATCCAAATCGTGGTGCTGACGGGGTATGGCAGTATCGCTACTGCCAGCCAGGCGATCAAGCTCGGGGCCATCCAATATCTGCCCAAGCCTGCTGATGTTGATGAGATCCTGCGTGCCTTTGCTCAGGATGGAGATGTGGAGATTGCAGTTTCGCCGGAGGACTTGACTCCCCCCAGTCTGGCCCGGGTGGAGTGGGAGCATATTCAGCGGGTCCTTGCCGATTGCGATGGCAATATTTCAGAGGCGGCGCGAAAACTGCATATTCACCGTCGAAGTCTGCAGCGCAAGCTGTTTAAATATGCCCCTTCTTCGTGA